The Roseisolibacter agri genome contains the following window.
GAAGGTCATCGTGCCGTCGGCGGGGCGCGCGTCGTCCTGCGGCTCGAAGGTGCGCCCGCGCAGCAGCGGGATGCCCATCGTGCGGAAGTAGTGCGCGTCGACGGCGACGATGTTGGCGTGCGGCGGCTCGCCCTGGCCCGTCGTGTCGCGGCCGAGGATGGTGAAGGGCGAGCTGTTCCCCGAGCCGTCGCGCAGCGGGAGCGCGGTCGTCACGCTCACCGCCTCGACGCCCGGCGTCGCGCGCAGCCGCTCGGTGAGGTCGGCGTAGAAGCGGATGGCCGCGTCGGTCTTGGCGTAGCGCGCGAACGGCAGCGTGATGGCCGCCGTCGTGATGCGCGCCGGCCGGAAGCCGGGATCGACGGCGAGCAGCTGCGAGAGGCTGCGCAGCATGACGCCCGACGCCAGCAGCAGCACGAACGAGAGCGCGACCTGCCCCACGACCGCACCGCGCAGCGCACGGTGGCGCTCGATGCCGCCGGTGCCGCCGCGCATCCCCTCCTGCAGCATGCCGCGCAGGTCCACGCGCGCACCGCGCAGCGCCGGCAGGGTGCCCGACAGCAGCGCGGCGGTGACGGTCACGAGCGCGGTCGCCAGCAGCACCGGCCCGTCGAGCCTGAGCTCGCGCAGCGCCAGCTGCTCGGCCGGCGCGAGCGCGACCAGCAGTCGCGTCGTCGCCCATCCGATCGCGACGCCGAGCATGCCGCCCGCCGCGGCCAGCAGCGCGCTCTCGCCCAGCAGGCGCCGCGCGATCCGGCCGCGCTCCGCGCCGAGCGCCGCGTGCACCGCCAGCTCGCGGGTGCGCGCGGTGGCGCGCACGAGCTGCAGGCTGGCGACGTTGGCGCAGGCGATCAGCAGCACGAGGCCGACGGCGCCCAGCAGCACGAGCAGGATCGGCCGCAGCTGGCCCGCGTCGAAGGCGACGAAGGGCGTGACGTACATGCGGTGGTTGCCCGCGACGCCGTAGCCGCCATCCTCGGCGCCACCGCGCGCGCGCCACGCCGCCATCGTCGCCTGCAGGCCGGCCTGCGCCTGCTGGAGCGTCACGCCGTCGCGCAGCCGCGCGAACGTCGTCATGTTCAGCCGGCCGCGCATCCGCTCGCGGTACGCGGAGTCCATGCGCTCCGGCACCAGGATGCGCGCCTGCCGCGGATACTTGAAGTCGGGCGGCAGCACGCCGACGATCTCGTGCGCCGCGTCGTTCAGGCGCACCGTGCGTCCCACCACCGACGAGTCGCCGCCGAACTGCTCGCGCCACAGGCCGTACGTCAGCACCGCGACCTGGTGGCGGCCGTCGCGCGAGTCGTCCGCGGTGTAGAGCCGCCCGAGGTACGGGCGCACGCGGAACATCGCGAAGTAGTCGCCGAGCGTGCGCACGCCGTCGAAGCGCGTCGACGTGCCGCCCTGCTCCAGCACGAAGCCGCGGCCGGTGTAGCTGGCCACCGCCTGGAACAGCTCGCGCCGCTCGGCCAGGTCGAGCACCTCGGTGGGCGCGAGCTCGACGTCGAGCAGCTTGATGGGCAGCAGGTCCTGCCGGATCGCCACCACCCGATCGACGTCGGGCGTGGCGACGGGGTGCAGCAGGACCGCGCGCACGGCGCTGAAGATCGCGGTGTTGGCCCCGATCCCCAGCGCGATGCAGAGGATGGCCGCGGCGGTGAAGCCGGGCGCGCGGCGGAGGCCGCGAAGGATGCTGCGGAGCTGCGTGAGCACGGCCATCCCTCGCGGGAGAGAGTTCTGAGGTGTGCGACTACTCGGTGCGGAGGACCGTCATCGGACTGCTGCGCATCGCGCGGCGCGCGGGCACCCAGCTCGCCAGCGCGGCGACCAGCGCGACCACCAGCGATACGGCGACCAGCACCGGCGGGTCGAGCGGGCTGGTGTCGTACAGCTCGTCCGCCAGCAGGCGCGTGAGCGCCGCCGCGCCGGCGAGGCCGATCGCGATGCCGATGGCCGCGCGCCGCAGCGCGCCGCCCAGCACGTCCGTCCACACGTCGCGCGGACGCGCGCCGAGCGCGACGCGGATGGAGAACTCGCCGGCGCGCTGCGCGACCGACTGCGCGACGACGCCGTAGATGCCGACCAGCGCCAGCACCACCGCGCACCCCGCGAAGGCGCCGAGCAGCAGCGCGCTGAAGCGCGGCCGCGCGACCGACGTCTGGACCAGCCCCTCCATCGGGCGCAGCTCGGCGACGGCGAGCGTCGGGTCGAGCTCCGCCACCGCGGCGCGGATCGCGCCGGCGACCGCCGTCGGCTCGCCCACGGTGCGCAGCACCACCGACGCGGAGCCCGGCCCCACCCAGAGCGCCGGCAGGTAGAGCGCCGCGCGCGCCTCGTCGGTGAGCGCCTGGTGCTTCACGTCGCCCACGACGCCGACGACCTCGAACTTCGGCCCGTCGGTGCCCCACGGCATGACGCGCTTGCCGATCGGGTCCTCGTTCGGGAACACCTTCCGCGCCAGCGTCTCGCTGATCATCGCCGTGGGCACGGCGCCCTGGCGGTCCTGCGCGCCGAAGTCGCGGCCGCGCTGCAGCGGCACGCCCATCGCCTGGAAGTACGCGTCGCCGACCTGGTAGAAGTTGGCCATCTTCGCGTCGTCCGGCTCGCCGCCCTGCCCGTCCACGAAGTACGCGCCGATCGAGACGCCGCCGCTCATCGGGATGGGCGTGCCGATGCTGGCGCTCGTGACGCCGGGGATCGCGCGCAGCTTGGGGAGCAGCGCTTCCCAGAAGCGCACGTTGGCGGTGTCGTTCGCGTAGCGCGCGCGCGGCAGCGAGATGCTCGCCGTCATCACGCGCTCGGCCGCGAAGCCGGGCTGCACCGACAGCAGGCGCCGGAGGCTCGTGAGCGTCAGCCCCGCGCCGGTGAGCAGCAGCAGCGCCACCGCCACCTCGGCGACGAACAGGCCGTCGCGCAGCCGCGCGCGCGCGGCGCTGCCCGTGGTGGCCTTGCCGCCGTCCTTGATGACGCCGTTCAGGTCCAGCTTCGCCGTCTGCAGCGCGGGGAGCACTCCGGCGGCGACGCTCGCGAGCAGCGCCATGCCGAAGGTGAAGAGCGCGACGCGCCAGTCGACGCCCGCCTGGTCGATGCGCGGGATGCTCGTCGGCACGACGGCCGGCAGCGCCGCGCACGCCCACGACGCCAGCAGCAGCCCGAGCGCGCCGCCGGCGAGGCCGAGCAGCATGCTCTCCGCGAGCTGCGGCCGCGCGAGGTGCCACGGACGCGCACCCATCGCCGCGCGCACGGCGATCTCGCGCTGGCGCGTGGCGCCGCGCGCCAGCGTCAGGTTGGCGACGTTCGCGCAGGCGATCAGCAGCACGAAGGAGACGGCGCCGAGCAGGACCAGCAGCACCGGGCGCACCGCGCCGGTGACCGCCTCGTGCATCGGCGTGACCGGCACCTCGGTGTGGTTCCGCTCCTCCTCGTTCTCCTGCGCGATGCGGCGCATGATGCCCTGCAGCTCCGCGCGCGCGGCCTCGGGCTGCACGCCCGGCGCCAGCCGCCCCACGGCGCTCAGGTTGTGCTGCCCGCGGTTGGCGGTCCAGGCGCTGTCGCTCATCGCGAACGGCGTCCAGACGTCGCTGCGGTCGTTCGGGTAGCGCACCTCGGGCGGCAGCACGCCGACGACCGTCACCGGCCGGCCGTTGAGCTGCAGCACGCGGCCCGCCACGCGCGCGTCGGCGCCGAAGCGCGTGCGCCACAGCCGGTCGCTGACCATCGCCACCGCGGGCGCGCCCGGCGCGTCGTCCTCGGCCGCGAACGCGCGGCCCACCTGCGGCGTCACGCCGAGCGCGCGCGACAGCGTCCACGTCACGCGCGCGCCGTTCAGCCGCTCCGGCTCGCCGTCCCCGCCCAGCGTGTAGTCGGCCGTCCGCGCCGCGCCCATCGCGCTGAAGCTGCGGGCGCCCGCCTGCCAGTCGTGGAAGTTCGCCGGCGAGACGACCGCGCGCGCGTTCTGCGTGCCGCGGTCGGACTCGTACAGCACCATCAACCGCTCGGGCTCCGCGTACGGATAGGCCTTGAGGAGCACCGCGTTCACCACGCCGAACACCGTCGCGTTGGCGCCGATGCCGATGGCGAAGGTGGCCACCGCCGCGAGCGTGAAGCCCGGGCTGCGACCGAGGGCGCGGAGCGCCTGCTGGAAGACGGCGAGCATGCGCGGTGGCCTCAGACCGGGGCGACCGTCTCCTCGACCACGCGACCGTCGAAGAGATGGATGGTGCGCTGCGCGTGCAGCGCGTAGCGCGGGTCGTGGGTCACCATGCAGACCGTGGCGCCGCCGCGATGCAGCTCCTGCAGCAGCTCCATCACGCTCTCGCCGTTGGCGCTGTCGAGGTTTCCGGTCGGCTCGTCGGCGAGGAGGATGGCCGGGTCGCCGACGACCGCGCGCGCCACGGCGACGCGCTGCTGCTGACCGCCGGAGAGCTGCGCCGGGTAGTGCTTCTGGCGGTGGCTCATGCCGACCTTCTCGAGCGCCGCGTGCACGCGCTGGCGCCGCTCGGCCGCCGAGAGCGCGCCGTCGCCGCTGCGGTACGTCAGCGGGAGCTCGACGTTCTCGTAGACCGTCAGGTCGCCGATCAGGTTGAACGCCTGGAAGACGAAGCCGATCTGGCGGTTGCGCACGCGCGCGCGCTCCGC
Protein-coding sequences here:
- a CDS encoding ABC transporter permease — encoded protein: MLTQLRSILRGLRRAPGFTAAAILCIALGIGANTAIFSAVRAVLLHPVATPDVDRVVAIRQDLLPIKLLDVELAPTEVLDLAERRELFQAVASYTGRGFVLEQGGTSTRFDGVRTLGDYFAMFRVRPYLGRLYTADDSRDGRHQVAVLTYGLWREQFGGDSSVVGRTVRLNDAAHEIVGVLPPDFKYPRQARILVPERMDSAYRERMRGRLNMTTFARLRDGVTLQQAQAGLQATMAAWRARGGAEDGGYGVAGNHRMYVTPFVAFDAGQLRPILLVLLGAVGLVLLIACANVASLQLVRATARTRELAVHAALGAERGRIARRLLGESALLAAAGGMLGVAIGWATTRLLVALAPAEQLALRELRLDGPVLLATALVTVTAALLSGTLPALRGARVDLRGMLQEGMRGGTGGIERHRALRGAVVGQVALSFVLLLASGVMLRSLSQLLAVDPGFRPARITTAAITLPFARYAKTDAAIRFYADLTERLRATPGVEAVSVTTALPLRDGSGNSSPFTILGRDTTGQGEPPHANIVAVDAHYFRTMGIPLLRGRTFEPQDDARPADGTMTFIIDEELARKYFPNEDPIGKRINQGPDGVIVGVVGSVRQAGLGAPQKASVYYNYRQGWWSNLTVVARTTLADEAAARTIRDAVRALDPQVPTYDVAAMPEVVSRSLGTRRFGVVVLGGFALVAVLLAVLGVYGVLSYVVAQRVRELGIRAALGADQLRVATLVLGQGARLVGAGLALGALGYVALGQSLQSLVFGVGPRDPVTLLIGGTLLAGAALLASWLPARRAARIDPATALRAD
- a CDS encoding ABC transporter permease codes for the protein MLAVFQQALRALGRSPGFTLAAVATFAIGIGANATVFGVVNAVLLKAYPYAEPERLMVLYESDRGTQNARAVVSPANFHDWQAGARSFSAMGAARTADYTLGGDGEPERLNGARVTWTLSRALGVTPQVGRAFAAEDDAPGAPAVAMVSDRLWRTRFGADARVAGRVLQLNGRPVTVVGVLPPEVRYPNDRSDVWTPFAMSDSAWTANRGQHNLSAVGRLAPGVQPEAARAELQGIMRRIAQENEEERNHTEVPVTPMHEAVTGAVRPVLLVLLGAVSFVLLIACANVANLTLARGATRQREIAVRAAMGARPWHLARPQLAESMLLGLAGGALGLLLASWACAALPAVVPTSIPRIDQAGVDWRVALFTFGMALLASVAAGVLPALQTAKLDLNGVIKDGGKATTGSAARARLRDGLFVAEVAVALLLLTGAGLTLTSLRRLLSVQPGFAAERVMTASISLPRARYANDTANVRFWEALLPKLRAIPGVTSASIGTPIPMSGGVSIGAYFVDGQGGEPDDAKMANFYQVGDAYFQAMGVPLQRGRDFGAQDRQGAVPTAMISETLARKVFPNEDPIGKRVMPWGTDGPKFEVVGVVGDVKHQALTDEARAALYLPALWVGPGSASVVLRTVGEPTAVAGAIRAAVAELDPTLAVAELRPMEGLVQTSVARPRFSALLLGAFAGCAVVLALVGIYGVVAQSVAQRAGEFSIRVALGARPRDVWTDVLGGALRRAAIGIAIGLAGAAALTRLLADELYDTSPLDPPVLVAVSLVVALVAALASWVPARRAMRSSPMTVLRTE
- a CDS encoding ABC transporter ATP-binding protein — translated: MTTATPDTRRSTLDAQRSSDALIRLDGVKKVFYTEDVETHALADVHLEIRQGEYVAIGGPSGCGKTTLLSILGLLDSPSGGRYELGGQDVTTLDAAERARVRNRQIGFVFQAFNLIGDLTVYENVELPLTYRSGDGALSAAERRQRVHAALEKVGMSHRQKHYPAQLSGGQQQRVAVARAVVGDPAILLADEPTGNLDSANGESVMELLQELHRGGATVCMVTHDPRYALHAQRTIHLFDGRVVEETVAPV